The Triticum dicoccoides isolate Atlit2015 ecotype Zavitan chromosome 6A, WEW_v2.0, whole genome shotgun sequence genome has a window encoding:
- the LOC119315522 gene encoding uncharacterized protein LOC119315522: MGPESPQDETPSSSSKASEPPIPEDPRLEEIRSELLDSPTMLEQLVLSIPESSAFVVRLLVEVDKHGHIRQSMLGGFVHRAHGITGNRQEHAVFQALLRFSQWRHEELSHIVDAAVEPNLVSRTNDGWSDLIERCEGINHGEYLKLLADIATLRHEHDHLEASVRRQTGEDLPSGATAAELRGLEHKLECALGKVRETKVHILEEQNSFLGHMTLKVLKHNLCTQPAKC, translated from the exons ATGGGGCCGGAGTCGCCGCAGGACGAGACGCCGAGCTCGAGCTCGAAAGCGTCAGAGCCACCGATTCCTGAAGACCCGAGGCTGGAGGAGATCCGATCAGAGCTTCTTGATTCCCCGACGATGCTGGAGCAGCTGGTGTTGTCCATCCCGGAGTCCTCTGCATTCGTGGTCCGCCTGCTCGTCGAGGTGGACAAGCACGGGCACATACGCCAGAGCATGCTCGGCGGGTTCGTGCACCGCGCGCATGGGATCACGGGGAACAGGCAGGAGCATGCGGTGTTCCAAGCGCTGCTGCGCTTCTCCCAGTGGCGGCACGAGGAGCTCAGCCACATTGTGGACGCTGCCGTGGAGCCCAACCTCGTCTCAAGGACCAACGACGG TTGGAGTGACTTAATCGAGCGCTGTGAGGGCATAAATCATGGTGAATATCTG AAACTGTTGGCGGATATTGCAACGTTGAGGCATGAGCATGACCACCTGGAGGCCAGCGTGAGGAGGCAGACAGGAGAAGAcctgccatccggcgcaaccgcggCAGAGCTCCGCGGTCTGGAGCACAAGCTAGAGTGCGCGTTGGGTAAAGTCCGTGAGACGAAG GTGCACATCCTGGAGGAGCAGAATAGCTTCCTTGGCCACATG ACTTTGAAGGTATTGAAGCACAACCTTTGTACCCAACCAGCAAAATGCTAG